The following proteins are encoded in a genomic region of Drosophila willistoni isolate 14030-0811.24 chromosome 2L unlocalized genomic scaffold, UCI_dwil_1.1 Seg196, whole genome shotgun sequence:
- the LOC6639651 gene encoding flowering time control protein FY isoform X1, translating to MNFCSVPYEADFGGVDANKGMMPMGMQNGPMGNAGGMAPMPMGPQMNLNTQMQMPPMTTGAPMSFPLHQGMNGGGMPMQSLPMGMLPQGAASMPMSTQLPFGSVTPLNSMTMMPMAGAIDAPGMNAVIPDLQSMSAGGMAPQMGQMNQYNQMHQGRLMGGSVANAPSSWNSGNNQSSHQMWGNNYPQSGNFGNNMPYQQPMQPPQCPSPSPQQMQQHQRMKNQYDSMNYNRDMRNGLNPFSTFSSPSMHDSMKFSKAGNNQYNSSKNGKMATHWR from the exons ATGAATTTCTGCTCAGTGCCCTATGAAGCCGATTTTGGAGGCGTGGATGCTAATAAG ggaATGATGCCCATGGGAATGCAGAATGGACCAATGGGTAATGCTGGTGGAATGGCCCCCATGCCAATGGGTCCCCAGATGAACCTCAATACTCAGATGCAGATGCCTCCAATGACAACCGGAGCTCCGATGTCTTTTCCCCTGCATCAAGGTATGAATGGTGGAGGAATGCCGATGCAGTCTTTGCCCATGGGAATGTTGCCACAGGGCGCCGCATCGATGCCCATGTCCACGCAGTTGCCATTTGGATCGGTTACCCCGTTGAACAGCATGACCATGATGCCCATGGCCGGTGCTATTGATGCTCCTGGCATGAATGCTGTGATACCCGATCTGCAGAGCATGTCAGCTGGTGGGATGGCACCACAAATGGGACAAATGAATCAATATAATCAAATGCATCAGGGTCGTTTGATGGGTGGCTCTGTCGCCAACGCTCCGTCAAGCTGGAACAGCGGCAATAATCAGTCATCTCACCAAATGTGGGGTAATAATTATCCCCAAAGTGGAAACTTTGGCAACAACATGCCCTATCAACAACCAATGCAGCCGCCACAGTGCCCATCGCCGTCGCCTCAGCAAATGCAACAACATCAACGCATGAAAAACCAATATGATTCAATGAACTATAATAGAGATATGCGCAATGGTCTCAA TCCTTTCTCCACATTTAGTTCACCTTCAATGCACGATTCGATGAAGTTCTCAAAGGCTGGCAACAATCAGTACAACTCCA GCAAAAATGGAAAGATGGCGACCCATTGGCGTTAA
- the LOC6639651 gene encoding flowering time control protein FY isoform X2, with amino-acid sequence MNFCSVPYEADFGGVDANKGMMPMGMQNGPMGNAGGMAPMPMGPQMNLNTQMQMPPMTTGAPMSFPLHQGMNGGGMPMQSLPMGMLPQGAASMPMSTQLPFGSVTPLNSMTMMPMAGAIDAPGMNAVIPDLQSMSAGGMAPQMGQMNQYNQMHQGRLMGGSVANAPSSWNSGNNQSSHQMWGNNYPQSGNFGNNMPYQQPMQPPQCPSPSPQQMQQHQRMKNQYDSMNYNRDMRNGLNSPSMHDSMKFSKAGNNQYNSSKNGKMATHWR; translated from the exons ATGAATTTCTGCTCAGTGCCCTATGAAGCCGATTTTGGAGGCGTGGATGCTAATAAG ggaATGATGCCCATGGGAATGCAGAATGGACCAATGGGTAATGCTGGTGGAATGGCCCCCATGCCAATGGGTCCCCAGATGAACCTCAATACTCAGATGCAGATGCCTCCAATGACAACCGGAGCTCCGATGTCTTTTCCCCTGCATCAAGGTATGAATGGTGGAGGAATGCCGATGCAGTCTTTGCCCATGGGAATGTTGCCACAGGGCGCCGCATCGATGCCCATGTCCACGCAGTTGCCATTTGGATCGGTTACCCCGTTGAACAGCATGACCATGATGCCCATGGCCGGTGCTATTGATGCTCCTGGCATGAATGCTGTGATACCCGATCTGCAGAGCATGTCAGCTGGTGGGATGGCACCACAAATGGGACAAATGAATCAATATAATCAAATGCATCAGGGTCGTTTGATGGGTGGCTCTGTCGCCAACGCTCCGTCAAGCTGGAACAGCGGCAATAATCAGTCATCTCACCAAATGTGGGGTAATAATTATCCCCAAAGTGGAAACTTTGGCAACAACATGCCCTATCAACAACCAATGCAGCCGCCACAGTGCCCATCGCCGTCGCCTCAGCAAATGCAACAACATCAACGCATGAAAAACCAATATGATTCAATGAACTATAATAGAGATATGCGCAATGGTCTCAA TTCACCTTCAATGCACGATTCGATGAAGTTCTCAAAGGCTGGCAACAATCAGTACAACTCCA GCAAAAATGGAAAGATGGCGACCCATTGGCGTTAA